A stretch of the Macaca thibetana thibetana isolate TM-01 chromosome X, ASM2454274v1, whole genome shotgun sequence genome encodes the following:
- the LOC126945744 gene encoding LOW QUALITY PROTEIN: ribosomal biogenesis factor-like (The sequence of the model RefSeq protein was modified relative to this genomic sequence to represent the inferred CDS: inserted 1 base in 1 codon; substituted 1 base at 1 genomic stop codon), translating into MLPLHSRLCDRRRLYLRKTKIKKKIGQKSRNVFYIASQKKTFKTKNKAKPVTTNIKRINMNDEKVKVSKALVSIQKELACFSKGLSFEPLQNELIPQQXHXRKSANVDEATELMAHL; encoded by the exons atgttgccattgcactccaggctttGTGACAGAAGGAGGCTTtatctcaggaaaacaaaaattaaaaaaaaaatagggcagaagtccagaaatgtattttacatagccagccaaaaaaaaacctttaagactaaaaacaaagcaaaaccagtTACTACTAATATTAAGAGGATAAATATGAATGATGAAAAGGTTAAAGTGAGTAAAGCTTTGGTAAGTATACAAAAGGAACTTGCATGCTTCTCAAAGGGCCTTTCTTTTGAACCTCTGCAGAATGAACTGATTCCTCAGC GTCATTAAAGAAAATCAGCTAATGTTGATGAAGCTACAGAATTAATGGCTCACCTGTAA